In Deltaproteobacteria bacterium, the genomic window GGGCCCCAACCCTACCAGGTGAAAGCCCCGGGGCCCGGCCCTGCCGCAGAGGAAGGAGTATGGATCGATGATCAAGGCGGAGCAGAAACCTGTTGACGAGATCCTCGGTTTCCTCGATGCCTACAAGAGGATCCTTCTCGTGGGGTGCAACGGCTGCGCTGCGGTCTGTCACGCAGGAGGAGAGAGGGAGGTGGCGATCCTTGCCGCCACCCTGAGGATGGCACGGAAGAAACTCGGGCAGAAGCTGGAGATCCTCGAGGAGACCTCCCCCCGGCAGTGTGAGCCGGAGTTCGTGGATGCCCTCGCCGGGAAGACGGAAGACGTGGAAGCGATTCTCTCGATCGCATGTGGGGTTGGGGTCCAGGCCTTGGCCGAACGGTTCTCAGAGATCCCTGTCTACCCCGGAGTGAACACCATGTTCATGGGGAAGACCGTAGAACCCGGCGTCTGGGTAGAGCGGTGCCAGGCCTGTGGAAACTGCGTGCTCCATCTCACGGGCGGGATCTGCCCGGTGACGCGGTGTGCAAAGCAGCTTCTCAACGGTCCGTGCGGCGGGTCTCGGGACGGGGTGTGCGAGATCGACGGGGAGACTCCCTGCGCCTGGCAGGCCATCTATGACCGGTTGAAAGCCACCGGTCAGCTCGACAGGCTCGAGCTGTTTGTCCCTGCCAAGCGCTGGGGCCGGGAGAGCCGGGACAGGGGACCGAGAACCATCGTAAGGGGGGATCTGAAGCAATGAGAGCCGGTAGCCATCTGGAAAGGGTGATGGAGAAGGGCTTGTTCGCTGTGACAGGACAGCTGATTCCTCCCAAGGGGAATGATGCGGGTGGAGTCAAGAAGAAGGCGGAGCTCCTGAGAGGATACGTCGATGCGGTGAATGTGACGGATAATCAGAGGGCAATGGTGCGGATGTCGAGCATGGCTGCGTCTTCACTGCTGATCGGCATGGGACTGGAACCGGTGATGCAGATGGTCACCAGAGATCGGAACCGGATCGCCCTCCAGAGTGATATTCTCGGCTCTACGGCTCTCGGTGTCAAGAATCTGCTGTTGTTGACAGGTGACCACCCCTGTCTTGGCAATCAGGTTGACTCGAAAAACGTCCATGATCTGGACTCCGTTCAGCTGATCGACTGTGCTCGAAGGATGCGAGAGGAGGGGAAGATTCTCGGCGGAGAAGGGTTTGCAGGGGAGGTTGGAATCCTGATTGGAGCGGTTGTGAATCCCTTCGGCGACCCATTTGAATTCCGGGTTGTCCGGCTGGCAAAGAAGATCGATGCGGGTGCGGATTTTGTCCAAACCCAGCCGGTCTTTGACATGAACCGGTTCAAGGAGTGGATGGGGATGGTGCGGGACCGGGGACTCCATGAAAGGGTCCATATAATGGCCGGCGTGGTTCCCCTGAAATCGGCGGCGATGGCCGAATTTCTGAGGAGCGGTGTTCCGGGTATCACGGTTCCTGACAATGTGATCGGGCGGATGGCAAAAGCCTCTGAACCCGCCGAGGAGGGCATCAGGATCTGTGTCGAACAGATCGAGGAGCTGAAGGAGATGGAAGGGATCCACGGTGTCCACATCATGACCGTGGACTGGGAAGAGAAGGCCGGTCAGATAGCGGAAATGGCAGGACTCCTTCCCAGGCCCGTGCTCTGGTGAGGAGATGGATTCAAAAGGATCGGGACCCACATGATGAGAATCAATCTGACAAGAGAGAGCCAGAACTTCAGCAAGGAGATTCTCTCACTCACGGGTGAGAACGTGAATCTCTGCAATCAATGTCGCAGATGTTCCCTGGGGTGTCCCGTGGCCTACGAGATGTTGCTCAAGCCTCATGAGATGGTACGGGCTCTCCAGCTGGGCCTGGAGCGGGAGGTTTTTGAGTCTGGAATGATTTGGAACTGCCTCTCCTGCGGTACGTGCAGCGCCCGGTGCCCCCAGAATATCGATATTCTCAAGATCATCGATGGCCTGAGGGAACTGGTTATGAGCGGCCGGGTGGAGTACTACAACCCCTATCCGGAGATCCCCAGCATGCATCGCGTGTTTCTCAAACAGGTGGAACGGCATGGGCGGATCTGTGAGATTAGACTGGCCTCGGTCATGAATCTGAAAACGGTCGATCCTTTCAAGGATGTCGATCTCCTCTGGCCTGGGTTGGCCAACAAGAGGATCAGGCTTGTGCCGGAGAGATCCGAGGGAGTGAAGCGGCTCCGGGATGTGGTTTCGCGAGTCCGGGAGATAGAAGGAGAGAGCTGATGGCTTATGCTTATTTTCCCGGCTGCATGCTCAAGGGCTCGGCTCAGGATTACGATATCTCCTTCCGTTGGGTATGCCGGTTCTTGGGGATAGAGCTCCAGGAGGTGAGGGACTGGGTATGTTGCGGGGGGGCGTCCGCTCGTGCTATTTCCCGCCTTCTGTCGGTGGTGATGCCTGCCATGAGTCTCGCCGGTGCCCGGCAGCAGGGCCTGGATCGGTTGGTTGCTCCGTGTCTTGTGGCTCTGTCTCGGATGAAGGCGGCCAATCTGGCCCTCCAGAGAGAGGACGATCTGGCTAGGAGGGTCGGTGAGGTCCTCGGCGAGAGTTATGAAGGGACGGTGGAGGTCCTTCATCCACTGGAGATTCTCCTCGAGGAAGTGGGGCTTGACAGTCTTGCCGGCAACGTAAGGAAGCGCCTTCCTGGTTTGAAAATCGTCTGCTATTACGGCTGCAATCTCGCCCGGCCGCCCCGGGATTCTGGCTTCGACGATCCCGAATACCCCATGAGCATGGACAGGATACTCGGTTCCGTGGGGCTGGAGACCCTTGACTGGGCTTACAAGACCGAGTGTTGTGGTGCGAGCATGACCTATACCCGGCCCGAGGTGGTCCGCCACCTGAGCCACGAGATCCTGAGAGCGGCCAAACAGGTGGGAGCCGAGATGATAGCCGTCTGCTGTCCCCTCTGCCAGGCCAATCTTGACATGCGCCAGAATCAGATCGCTGAGATCTACGGCGAGCGGTTCGATATCCCGGTTCTCTATTTCACCCAGATTCTCGGTATCGTTTTCGGAGCCTACTCCGGAGAGCTGGGGCTGGGCCGGTTGATGGTCTCGCCCCAAAGGGCCCTGGAGAACTACGGCATTCTGTAATGGCTGCCCGGAGAAATCAGGCAAGGTACCGAGGACTCGGTTTCTCCTCCGATATGGCCTTAAGGTGGTGGTCGAGCAGTCTGCTCTGGTCGTTGGCAATGGCTTCGAAGCAGACCCCAAGGGTAAACCTCTCATCGAGGACTCCCTTCTTGACATGTACTACCCTGGCGCGCACCTGGATGGGAATGCCCTTGACGGTGAAGTCGAGGCGGACGATCTCATCCCGAAACACGTGAAGCACAGTCTTGACTCTGGCCCCGTTCTGGCAGAGATCGATCAGCTCTCCTCTGAAAAATCGATTGAGAATCACCTTCCCCTGTACCTGGTAGCGGGGATATTTTCGGCGCTCGACCGTCTCTCCATGGGAATCGGGGTAGGCCATGGCGACCTCACCCGCCCTCTCCTTCTGTCTTGGATCCAGACCGCAGATGGGGCACTGGAAGTCAGTCCAGTCGACGATATAGCCACAGTTGAGACAGGTAAACTGGTTCCCCGATTTTCTAGCTCTCATTCCTCTCCCTCCGAGTGGTTGGATCTTCTATGGTCCAAAGCAACTTTCATACCAGGAGCGGGATCGAGCATGACGGAGAGAAACGGCGAAATATGCCGAATTTCTGCGAAAAAGACTTTGATGGAGAACCCCTGGTCGGTTCTATCGGAATTTCGCCCCTAGGTGTCGGCTGGGGGATTCCTTTGTCCTTCCCATGACATGACTGAAACTGGAATTTCAGATACGTAACAGGACTGACAATTTTTGGCAGTGGGGTCTCTCTAGCGGCGGATCTTGTTCTGGCGGTACTGGAAGTAGGCGTTTCTCATGGCCACATAGGGATCGAGGGCGGCTCTCTTGAATGCCTCGTATTCTCCGAGAACGAGGGAGCTGCTGTTGAGCCGGTCGTAGGCGCCCAGGGCGATGTTGACGAGAACGGGAAATCTGAGAAAATAGTTCCAGGGGTTGAGAAAGAAGTCGACAACGATACCGACCGTGTCCCGCAGGCTGGAGGGACCCCAGAGAGGCCAGTTTATGTAGAAGACCGGCCCTATCCCGTAGAAACCGAGAGTCTGGCCGAAATCCTCGTCTCTCCTTTCGATTCCGAACTCCCTCTTTGCGGTGTCGACGAATCCTGCCACGCCCAGAGTGGTGTTCACCAGGAAGCGGATGGTCTCGGTTCCAGCTCCTTTGAACTTGAACTGGAGCAGGCAGCTGGCTACACGCACGGGACTGACCAGATTGGAGAAGAAGTTCCGTATGCCCACCCGTGCAGAGTGAGGGACAACGATGGCATAGCCGGTGGCCACCGGTTTGACAACCAGGAAGTAGAGCCTGTCGTTAATGTAGAAGGATATCCGGTTGACCCGTTCCAGGGGATCTGCGATCGAGGCCGTACCTCCATTCCGATGGCTAGGTCCGGATCGCGTGTGGTCGTTGGTGGCCTGGAGGGCCGCATCGGTCCGCCAGATGGAAATGGAGCCCTGGGGCCCGGGGGGCGCAAACAACTGGCTGCCGTGACATGAGGCGGAGAGAGCTACGAGCCAGACGACGGGGGTCATCAGGGCCCAAGGGGGGATTCTGATCTTCAGGTTCATGTGATTCGTCCGTTCTCTGTGTCAGGTCGCCGTGCAACTCCTTGAGCAGGGTCACCCCTGGTCGATCTCGATCCACTGGGGCCCGAGGGGAAGGGCTAATCCTCGTCGAGCTTGGCCTTGAGTCTCCTTATCAGGTTCTTGTAAGAGGAACTGACGATGATGCTGTTGAACTGGGTTCGGTAGTTGTTGACCAGGCTGACTCCCTGGATGGATATGTCGTAGACGAGCCAGTTCTTTCCTTTCTTCCTCACCCTGTACTCCACGGGGATCTCTTCGCCTCTGTTGGTCACGGCTTTGGCCCTGACCACTCCGAAATCCCCGTCAAGGCTCTCACCTTCGTAGATGACTTTCTCTCCCGAATAGTTGTCGACTTTATCGAGATAGGTCCTTTCGAGGAGCTGGCGGAAGAGAGAGACGAACTCGCGCTTCTCCTCTTCTGTTCTCCCGGCCCAGTGCCTGGCAAGAGCCCGCCGGGCCATTTCTTCCCAGTCGAATCGCTCGTCTGCTATCTTGGAAAGCAGCTTCTTTCTCTCGTCTGCCTTTGAAGGGCCTTGCAGGGAAGGTTCGGTGAGTACGGCAATGGCCTTGTCCGTGGTCTCTCTGATCTGATCTGTAGCCTCTCCCCCCAGGGCCGGGCCCACCATTGAAA contains:
- a CDS encoding PilZ domain-containing protein: MRARKSGNQFTCLNCGYIVDWTDFQCPICGLDPRQKERAGEVAMAYPDSHGETVERRKYPRYQVQGKVILNRFFRGELIDLCQNGARVKTVLHVFRDEIVRLDFTVKGIPIQVRARVVHVKKGVLDERFTLGVCFEAIANDQSRLLDHHLKAISEEKPSPRYLA
- a CDS encoding methylenetetrahydrofolate reductase, with product MRAGSHLERVMEKGLFAVTGQLIPPKGNDAGGVKKKAELLRGYVDAVNVTDNQRAMVRMSSMAASSLLIGMGLEPVMQMVTRDRNRIALQSDILGSTALGVKNLLLLTGDHPCLGNQVDSKNVHDLDSVQLIDCARRMREEGKILGGEGFAGEVGILIGAVVNPFGDPFEFRVVRLAKKIDAGADFVQTQPVFDMNRFKEWMGMVRDRGLHERVHIMAGVVPLKSAAMAEFLRSGVPGITVPDNVIGRMAKASEPAEEGIRICVEQIEELKEMEGIHGVHIMTVDWEEKAGQIAEMAGLLPRPVLW
- a CDS encoding methylenetetrahydrofolate reductase C-terminal domain-containing protein, translated to MIKAEQKPVDEILGFLDAYKRILLVGCNGCAAVCHAGGEREVAILAATLRMARKKLGQKLEILEETSPRQCEPEFVDALAGKTEDVEAILSIACGVGVQALAERFSEIPVYPGVNTMFMGKTVEPGVWVERCQACGNCVLHLTGGICPVTRCAKQLLNGPCGGSRDGVCEIDGETPCAWQAIYDRLKATGQLDRLELFVPAKRWGRESRDRGPRTIVRGDLKQ
- a CDS encoding CoB--CoM heterodisulfide reductase iron-sulfur subunit B family protein; translated protein: MAYAYFPGCMLKGSAQDYDISFRWVCRFLGIELQEVRDWVCCGGASARAISRLLSVVMPAMSLAGARQQGLDRLVAPCLVALSRMKAANLALQREDDLARRVGEVLGESYEGTVEVLHPLEILLEEVGLDSLAGNVRKRLPGLKIVCYYGCNLARPPRDSGFDDPEYPMSMDRILGSVGLETLDWAYKTECCGASMTYTRPEVVRHLSHEILRAAKQVGAEMIAVCCPLCQANLDMRQNQIAEIYGERFDIPVLYFTQILGIVFGAYSGELGLGRLMVSPQRALENYGIL
- a CDS encoding VacJ family lipoprotein; translation: MNLKIRIPPWALMTPVVWLVALSASCHGSQLFAPPGPQGSISIWRTDAALQATNDHTRSGPSHRNGGTASIADPLERVNRISFYINDRLYFLVVKPVATGYAIVVPHSARVGIRNFFSNLVSPVRVASCLLQFKFKGAGTETIRFLVNTTLGVAGFVDTAKREFGIERRDEDFGQTLGFYGIGPVFYINWPLWGPSSLRDTVGIVVDFFLNPWNYFLRFPVLVNIALGAYDRLNSSSLVLGEYEAFKRAALDPYVAMRNAYFQYRQNKIRR
- a CDS encoding 4Fe-4S dicluster domain-containing protein, with protein sequence MMRINLTRESQNFSKEILSLTGENVNLCNQCRRCSLGCPVAYEMLLKPHEMVRALQLGLEREVFESGMIWNCLSCGTCSARCPQNIDILKIIDGLRELVMSGRVEYYNPYPEIPSMHRVFLKQVERHGRICEIRLASVMNLKTVDPFKDVDLLWPGLANKRIRLVPERSEGVKRLRDVVSRVREIEGES
- a CDS encoding ABC transporter substrate-binding protein, yielding MRPIFLSRWIVSSLLAISMVGPALGGEATDQIRETTDKAIAVLTEPSLQGPSKADERKKLLSKIADERFDWEEMARRALARHWAGRTEEEKREFVSLFRQLLERTYLDKVDNYSGEKVIYEGESLDGDFGVVRAKAVTNRGEEIPVEYRVRKKGKNWLVYDISIQGVSLVNNYRTQFNSIIVSSSYKNLIRRLKAKLDED